The segment ggctggggagcttctgctgcccctctgctctccctgctgagaccaccctgcaatactgtgtccagttccgggctccccagctccagagagagagggaactgctggagagaagccaacagagagccatgaggatgatgaagggacatggggtgggggaggggggcttgggctggaggagctctggaggtcccttccaacccctaaggttctgtgatgctgtgaaaagtTGCAAAGCCACGAGGTGGGGGCCGGGGAGAGGTGGGGGTCGGCGGGGGGTCGTGGTGGAGGTCTGGAGGCAGAcgctggagcctggctgcttAATTAATGAAACCAATTTGTTTATTTCCCGGTTGTGCAAAGGTCGGGGGCGGTGCGGGGGCGGTGCGGGCTGGGGCGGGGGGACCGCGGCTGCGCCGGGCTGGGGGCGGGCCGCAGCCCTGCCGGTTTCCTCGGGTTTGGCCCCGATCTCGGGGGGAAGCGCCGGGGGCAGGCGGGCGCAAAGGCAGCGCCGCTTCAGGTTGGGCAGAGCACTGCAAAGAGAGAGGGTCCCGCTGGGCGCTGGCGccgacaaggggcactgggaggaactgggaggGGGACACGAGGGTGCACAGTGCCCCACAAGCATGCACATGGGGGTACAGGAGCACAGAGAGGGATGCATGAGGGTGCACAAGTGTGTCTAGGGATGCACCAGGCTGCATGAGTGTGCAAGGCCATGCACGAGAGCGTATGAAGGGTGCACAATGCATGCAGTTGCCTGAGCTGCACAAGCGAGCACCGGGCTGAACGAGTGTGTACGGGGGGCAAGATGATGCAGAagtgtgtgcagggctgcaggaggatgcaCATGGACACATGAGCACACCATGGTGCAGGACGgtgcacagtgctgcacaggCTTGCTCTGGGGTGCCCTAGAGTGCATCAACACGCATTGGGACACAGGGGTGTGCAAGGGTGCACAATGATGCATGAGGGGCACAAGGCTGCATGGGAGTTGTTTGCATGAGGACGCAGAAGTGTGCATGGGGGCACCCAGGAGTGCATAAGTGTGCACATGTGCACACAAGTGTGCAGAAAGGATGCCTGAGTGTGCATGAGAGCAGAGAAGTGCACAAGGATTCACAAGCAGGTGTGAGTGCTGtgcaaggctgcccagggtctgcAGATGGGACACACAGAAGATGCAGGAGGAACAGGGAAGGGATGCACAATGGTGCATGAAAGATGCACAAGGGCTGTGTGGGATGCATGAAGGATGAACAGGGGTGGATGAATGATGCACAGGAGGGATGCATGATGGTGCACGAGGGGTAAAGGGGTGCAGAGGGGTTCCTGAGGCTGCATGAAGGAAGTGAGTGGATAAGGGTGCAAGGGAGGCGCAGGGAGGATGTGCAGGGACTGGAGAAGGTGCATGAGGATGTATGAGGAGATGTACCTGGGGTCCCTGGAGATGCGCAAAGGATACAGGCAGATGCACAGATGCACAGGAAATGCAGGAAGGATGCAGGGGAGATGATGCAgctgggatgcccagggaatGCATGAAGGATGCACTGGAGATGCATGAGGGATGGGCAAGAGCTCCACAAAGGATGCAAGGGAGATGCACAAGGATGCACAGCAGGTGCACAAGGGACGTGTGAGGAATGTACAGGAGCTGTATCTGAGATTCCTGAAGGATGCACAAAGGATGCACCAGAGCTGCATGAAGAAGGGGTAAGGGATGCACAGGAGATGCACAAGGAGGTGCAGGAGGTGCATGAAGGATGCAAGGGTGAGATCCATGGTGGATGCAAAGGGTGGCATGGGAACTGCACcaaggggtgggcagggaatgcccaaggacagcagaTACCTTTGAGGATGTAATCTGTGAGCAGTGTGGGCACCTTCTCATTGCCCTCCTTCATGGCAAACAGGactgaaggaaaacagagctgTAAGCCAAACTCTACTGCCTCCCAGTATCTCCTCCCCCCAGTCAGCCCCACAGTCACCATAAAGACACTGTCAGAGTTTCCCACAATGCACCAGGCCTTAGAACAACCCCAAAAAGGCACTTTCACCCCCAGTCAGCTGAATGGGTGTCTTACCCCTAAAAGGGTACAAAAATGGGTCAGGGGATGGTGTTTGCTGCACCTGAATCTGCCCTGTCGAtgccacctctggagccctgggggcagttgtgtgctgcccaggggcagagggccagagaagtgctggagagagggcaggggaggctgggaagctgctgaggggcctggagcagctctggcaggagccaaggctgagagccctggggctgagagcctgcagcagagcagccccagagcaatgctcagcaatcctcagcaagagctgaagggcccctggggggcaagaggctggggccagcctctgctgagtggtgcccagggccaggccaaggggcagtgggcagagagtggagcccaggaggttggaggggaagaggaggagaaagttttttgttgggagggtgctggaggcctggagcaggctgcccagagaggttgtggagtgtcctggtgtggagagcttccaaccccccccgggcactgtgcccctgggcaagctgctgggggtgccctgctggggcagggcttaggctgggtgagctctggaggtcccttccaccccatcCATGCTGGGATCTGTGCATTGTAGCTGATGCAGCAATGCAAAATGTGTGTTTGGGTCCCAGACCAACCATGGTGATGCAAAacctctgcttctgccctggggcagaggctggagcaagtACTCACTGTTGGTGAGCATCTGCAGGTCCTCGACGGAGGGCGGGGACCCCTTCTTCTCGTAGGGAATCACCGTGTTCAGGTACTGCCCAGAAcagaaaacaccccaaacccacccagctgccacagggctgcccaggctctgctccagctctccccacactgctgcaggagctgcactgcaggtAACCTGCAGGCATTGTGTGGGGGTGCTGAATTCATTGCATTCTGTCAACCCCCACCCACAGCACTCCTCTGACAGGGAGGGGTTCTCGGGGTGAAGAATGGGGCAAGCTGCACTAGCAGGGTGTAGGGCACAGAGGGGAGCTGTAAAATTGAAAACTCTTAAAAGAAGGGCTTGGGGGATGCAGAGGAATGGGGCAAGGGCTGAAAGGGGACAGATTTGGGCAATTTTGGGgtgagaaaagggggaaaaggcacCTGCTTCTCGTGGGCAGTGGGGCTGAAGGTCTGGCGCAAGCCGGAGTGCAGGATGCTGGAGATGCCTTCCATGCTGAAGCGCTGGGGACACAGGTGGCATCCTGTCACCTCCTGGTGACATCACATCACCCCTGGCACCTTCCttggcaccagcagcccccaaCTCCCCACTTCCCATCCACATCTCCCGATTTCCTGGTCCCACGCTCCCCCACCTCTGTTCCTCATCCACCCAAACCCAGGTCCCCCCACCCTCCTGTCCCCTTGCCTCATCCCCGCTCCTGTCCCTGCATACCCCTGTCCCAAggcctcctgtcctgtccctccATCCCTCAGGCCCCTGCCTCAGCCCATTCCCTGTTCCACACCCCCAGTCCTGCCCCAGGTACCCCATTCCTCATTCCCCTGCCTCTTGTCTCCCTGTCCCATGTTCCTCTGACTGAaactccctcctgccctgtgtcCCACTCTCTCTCACCCCTTTGCCTCATTTCACCCTGCCCCATGTCCCTCTGTTCTGTCCCATCACACACCACTTTTCCCTGTGTCCCCCTGTCCCTACATCCCCCTGTTCCATGTCCACCcatccttcccccctcccttgaATCTCTCTGTCCCATATCTCTTTCCCTTGCCCTCCACTACCCAATCTCTGTTCCCCGACTCCTCCACACCCCCATTCCCTTCCCTTGGATCCCATGTTCCCACATCCCTCATCCCCCTGCCGTGTCCCCCCAGCTTATCTCCTGCCCCCACAGACCCCTGCAACGTGTCCCTCAGTCCCCATATCCCCTGTTCTCCCATCCCTCATCTCCCTGCcctgtgtcctgctggccaatctcctgtccccacagacgcctgcagtgtgtccccccgatcctcacctccctgctctgtgtccccATCCCATGACTTTCTGCCCCACCTCTCCCtgcatccctcctgccctgtgtcCCTCGGTCCCGCCAGTCCTTCTCTCCCTGTCCCACGtccctcctccccttgccccgTGCCCCTTgtccacacagccccagctcctgctgtccctcagcctctgctccacatTACAGAATCAAgcctcaggctgggagagccctcagagatcacccaacccaacctccctgccacagacagggatgcctctcaaccgTGCCAGACACGCCTCTGCCCCACCCCGCCCCCAGAGCTCGCCCcacgccctgccctgccctgccctgccctgccctgccctgccctgccctacctTCCTGGGCATGTGGCCGCGCTCCGCACGTCCGCCCTGCAGGCTCAGGCCCTTGTCACGGCGCCGGCGCCGGGCGGCCTCGCGCTGCTCGCCCTGCACGGCCAGCAGCGCCCCGATGAAGGCTGTCTTCACCTCCTTCTCGAAGGCCAGCTCGTCCCTGcgtgccagctgtgccaccagCTCCGCCGACAGCGCCCGGCTCGCCGCCTCCGCAcgccctgccgccgccgccagctcctgtgcagacagccggcccagccctgcagggcaccagAGGTGGGCATGGCGAAGGGCACCCGAGGTGGGCATGGCGAAGGGCACCCGAGGGGGGCATAAGGTTAGGATGAAAATGTATGAGGTGCTTAAGAGGCTGCCCAATGCAACTGGTGAAACAGTCACCGTTTGTTCATGTCATGGGACCACAGACTGGGATAGGTGGGAAGGggccctccaagggcatccagtccaaccccctgcagcccccagagacatccccaagcacagcaggttgctcccagccccaaccaacctgccctgccctgctgccagccatggggcagctccacctctctgggcagcctgggccaggctctccccagcctcaggctcaaccatttctccttctctcccctctcaagctccctctttgccttcccaaccatccccccttggcctggcccagcaggccctgctccagcctctgtgcccagcttgcttcaggtgctgggaggccaccagaaggtgtccctggagccttctcctctgcaggctgcccaaggccaactctctcagcctggctcccagcagagggcttccagccctgccagcactgctgtggcctcctctggccctgctgccccagctccctgcctgtgctgtgctgagggctccagagctgccccagccctgcagggggggtgagcagagcccagcagaggggcagaatcccctccctgcccctgctgcccaccctgctggggctcagcccaggccaggctggggctgggctggcagcgctgggtgccagctcctggccagctctgcacccccaaggccttctcctcagggctgctctgcagcccttcagccccagctgggaTTGACACTAGGGATGTCCTggaccagctgcaggaccttgcccttggccttgctgaacctcaggaggttcactgggcccaactctccagcctgtccagctcccttTGGATGGATCCTGCTCTCAGGTGTGTGAACTGAACCACTGaggttggtgtcatctgcagacctGCTCAAGGTGCATTCAATCCCCCTGCCTacatcattgataaagatactgaacagcactggctgcaggaggaccCCTGCTCACTGAAACAAAAGGCCCAGTGCAACCAGCAGCATGCCTGCAGCAATCACTCCAAATCCCAGTCAGGCAGCGACCTGTCACTCCAGAAAGGCACATCACCAAAATGCTTTGTGCAGTTAgcatgctgcaggctgcaatTACTGCACAGAGCCAtcagtgggctgcccaggtgcaCTGGTGAGGCACCAGTGCAGTGAAGACAACGCCCAATGCAGGGAGTGCCTTGTGTGGTGCAGTGCAGTGTGGCTCCTGGTgcaagcagagccctgcacgGTGCAGGGGGACACAGGCCAGACTCAGGGACAGTCTGGGGTAATTTATGAGCTGCATGGTGCATTCACTGAGCTCCCAATTAATGACTGCAGGCTGTAATTACTGAGAGGTCCAGAGCCACAAATGAGGTGTGCAGAGCAATTAGAGGATTGCAAGaagtggcaggcagcaggaaccAAAAGGGCTGAGCAATTAACAGGAATCAGCAAATGCCCAGGGGAATGAGATCCTtaacagcctgctcctgggcagctgcacgctgcagggaggggaaacagcagctgtgctgcagggactaAGCAACATGCAGGGGGAAGTGAGAATCGTGGAATCCCAGACTggcttgggtgggaagagacctttcaagttcatctaatccaactaccctgcagggacatccccaagcacagcaggctgctcccagccccaaccaacctgagctgccctgctgccagccatggggcagctccacctctctgggcagcctgggccaggctctccccagcctcaggctcaaccatttctccttctctcccctctcaagctccctctttgccttcccaaccatccccccttggcctggcccaacaggccctgctccaacctctgtgcccagcttgcctcaggtgctgggaggccaccagaaggtgtccctggagccttctcctctgcaggctgcccaaggccaactctctcagcctggctcccagcagagggcttccagccctgccagcactgctgtggcctcctctggccctgctgccccagctccctgcctgtgctgtgctgagggctccagagctgccccagccctgcagggggggtgagcagagccctgcccctgctgcccaccctgctggggctcagcccaggccaggctggggctgggctggcagcgctgggtgccagctcctggccagctctgcacccccagcacccccaaggccttctcctcagggctgctctgcagcccttcagccccagcctggactggcaCTGGGGTTTGCCCcatgcagggctcagcactgagccTGGCACACCCTTGGTGCTCTCAGGGAAGTGCATTTCCCAAACACCACTCAAGAGCACCCCAACATCTCCATGCACATGGAGAAAGAAGGCTGCATGACCCCCTCAGCACTCAGTACTGCATTTAACACTATACTGTAAGCAAGATCTCCATGCTCTTAAAgtcttgctcagagccctctcctggcccagcagaaccaagccagccctggagcctgcagagcttcaCTTGTCCCATGTGGTTGCAATCGCCCCCCAAAAGCACCTGGCTTGGGTGTTGCTGCTGTACCTTCATGGGAGCAGTTGTTGTTGGTGGGGCAGAAAGCCTGCAGCTCATGCAGCAGGATGGGCTCTGTTCCCCCACCATCACCTTTGCCTTCGGCATcagcctcagcttcctcctcctcctcctcttcttcctcctcatctccctcaGGGTCGGCCTCGGGGTCAGGTGAACTCTgcatcagctcctccagctcctcaatgacCTGCAGGGTGTCAGTGTCCTCCATGTGCACCTGCATCCTGCCTCCACCTcacttctgctccctgcaggccaCAGCAACaccgtgctgctgcctgccgcaCCCCAGTCCTGCGCcgtcagctgcagcccagcccttcatCCTCCATCTGTGTCAACATCCTGGGCACTGCACCCTGCATCCTCCACTATCTCCTTCAGCCTCCACCCTCCCCTTTATCCTCCATGCTCCCCTTCATCCTCCACCCTTCCCTTCATCCTGcatccccccaaccccctttcACCCTTCATCTTCATCCTCCTTTACCTTGTCATTTTCCATCTGCATCCAGCTTCCTTCATCCTGTATATGCAGCACTTgcacccctgtactctgcagtcTGCCTTTGCACCCTGCATTCCCACACCCCACAGGAACTTGCACCCTGGACCTGCATCTCCATATGACTGCATCCTATACCTGGATCCTGCAGCCTGCATCCCGAGGTGATGGGATCTGAGGATCTGGGGATCTGTCCTCCTGTGCTTCCAGCACACCaccatggggctggggtgggtcaAGGCCACGCTGGGGGCCCAAAGCTTTCAGGGGACATGGTGGCCATGGGGACCAAAGGTACCTGCTCAGCTGTCAGCAGTGGCTCCTCGTTGATGCCCGAGTCTTGCTCACTCCTCTCAGTgagttcctcctcctccttttcacaTTGCTGCAGAAGGCACAGGCTGGGTGGCCTTGGGGGCACCacgggcacagcccagccctggtgtggcacaggccctggcacagccaccagGGAACCACAGCTCAGGGGGACACAGGAGACATGGATGGGGACTTTGGAGAGGGAGACACTGGATGGGAACACTGGAGAGATGTTGGGTGAGGTGGAGATGTTGGATGGAGACACTGGATGGGAAGaccctggatgagggcattgggTGGAGACATTGGATAGGAACATTGGGTGGAGAGATGCTGGGTGAGGGCATTGGGTGGAGACACTGGATAGGAACATTGGGTAGAGAGATGCTGGGTGAGGGCATTGGGTGGAGACATTGGATAGGAACATTGGGTAGAGAGATGCTGGGTGAGGGCATTGGGTGGAGACACTGGATAGGAACATTGGGTGGAGAGATGCTGGGTGAGGGCATTGGGTGGAGACACTGGATAGGAACATTGGGTGGAGAGATGCTGGGTGAGGGCATTGGGTGGAGACATTGGATAGGAACATTGGGTGGAGAGATGCTGGGTGAGGGCATTGGGTGGAGACATTGGATAGGAACATTGGGTAGAGAGATGCTGGGTGAGGGCATTGGGTGGAGAAGCTGAGTAGGAGGATAatggacagggacaccagaGAGAGATGGGTGGAGATGTTGGATGGGGAAATGCTTGACAGGGATGCTGGATGGAACTTTGCATGGGGACACTGGATGGGGATGCTGGAGACACTGGAGAGGGAGATCATGGCCAGGGAAGCATTGCAAGGGGAGGTCTGCAAGAAGACAGAGAGATATGCTGCATAGGGAGACACTGGATGGGGAATTGTTGGATGGAGACACTGGATTGGGAGATTGGGCAAGATGTGGATGTTGGAGGGAGAGATCTTTGAATTGGCTGGTGGCACTGGATGTGCAGCTGCAGGATGGAGATGCTGGGGGTGTCAGATGGGGAGATGATGGACGGTGATGCCTAATGGGGAAGAGGTCAGATGGAGACATTGGATGGGGAGATGCCAGGGGGTGATGCTGGATGGGAAAGTGATAGGTGAAGATGTTGGCTGGAGATGGTGAACAGGGAGACATCTTTTTTAccaccttccccagctttttcCACCTCTTTAGCAGGAAATAACCCAAGaaattctccttctcctcccaatTTAGGACCACCCTGAACATCCaaacagcctgagctcagtgggTCTGGGGGCACCTCTGAGCCCTCCCACAGGCCCAAGCACAGCTGTTACTAGCAGGACCTGACCACCATGGCAAAAACATTTCCTACCACAAACCACAcaacagctccctcctggctccaggGCAAACTGGCAAAGAGCACTGAAACTTGCACATTTCTGTCTGATTTCACCCCAAAATGTGGACACCCAGTGCAATGAAAATACCattcctgggcagcttgctgctggcagctgagccttgggga is part of the Dryobates pubescens isolate bDryPub1 chromosome 34, bDryPub1.pri, whole genome shotgun sequence genome and harbors:
- the FEZ1 gene encoding fasciculation and elongation protein zeta-1, producing the protein MEAPLVSLEEEFEEGPGEDGGTPQRSADPALAELESFSAEMMSFKSMEDLVQEFDEKLTVCFRNYDAATEGLAPVRGQLQAQEEEERLQDEEVWDALTDGFGPRGSPRPWLLPEAEVLDGTDPQLGKQCEKEEEELTERSEQDSGINEEPLLTAEQVIEELEELMQSSPDPEADPEGDEEEEEEEEEEAEADAEGKGDGGGTEPILLHELQAFCPTNNNCSHEGLGRLSAQELAAAAGRAEAASRALSAELVAQLARRDELAFEKEVKTAFIGALLAVQGEQREAARRRRRDKGLSLQGGRAERGHMPRKRFSMEGISSILHSGLRQTFSPTAHEKQYLNTVIPYEKKGSPPSVEDLQMLTNILFAMKEGNEKVPTLLTDYILKVLCPT